In Candidatus Paceibacter sp., the genomic stretch AAGACGAATGGCGATTTATGCCCGAGAACTCCGATTACTATGGGTATAGCGAGGGCGGTCAAAACAGGGCAGATATCCAGATAGATTTAATACTAAAAGACGCCCTGGAGGTATACAAGGATGTTTACTTCCCTAATTATACCAGGCTTGTAATTGTAATGGGTGGAATGTGGTCCTACGCCATCAGCACTCTCGGGAAAACAGAGGTCGTCACCGACGACGGAGTGGTTAATATGTCGGTGAATTGGCTGGATTTCAGAGATATTAAAAACAAGCGATTTTCCTACAAATACCATGAGATGGGTCATGCTTTGGGCGCGTACCATGCCAATGGCATGTGGTTTAAGAACTGTTTGGATATAGACAGGATTCCGAACTGGAGCGGGAGTAATAATGGCAACAACGAGTATGGCATTAGAGTATACTCCGACGATTGTGTTATGGGTGGCGGGGTCCTGCATTTTCAAGAGCCAATAAAAGAAAGATTTGGCTGGAGAAACAAGGAACAAATAATTGATGTGGCGTCGGACCAAACTGTTACCTTAGATCAGCGCGCTGTTCCATCGGACGGCATAAAATTCATTAGAATTCCTTGCGGCTTCAGGGTTGATGATTTTGCCAACCTCATTCAGGTTTTATTTTACGAAACTGAATACGGTTATCCGAGCGGGATATTTGAATCAAAAAATTCGGTTCTTGGACCGGAGGGCGATGTAATTTTAAGAATATTTGCCCAAAATCAGCTCTGGGGCAGAACCGACAGTGATACCATTATTTTATACGACAGAGATGATTATGGCACTTATAACGTGCTGGAGGCCCACGACTTCTGCGACTCTGTTGGCACAAACATCAGCATAATTAGTAAATCCGGCACGGACGCGGACGCGCAGGCTACGGTTAAGGTATGGTTTGAGTGTGCCGGCGAATTGCCTCCTTTTTTGTTTAATCCTCAAGAAAATTTTTATTACTTTGACGGGATAAACACGGAATTCCTCATAACCGTCGGCAATCAGGAAGGAATCGCCTGCGGCAGAAATCAATACAAATTGGAGGCGTTTCCGGAGGGAGGCTGGGAAGTTTATTTCGGAAAAGATTTGCTGGAACTGGATCCGTTCAAAGCCGAAGACGTGTCTGTTACTTTTAAGCCGCCAGATTATCTTGAAAAACAGACGTATGATATAAAGCTGAGGGTAACAGATACGACAAATGGCCTTTACAGCGAATCAATCTCCCAAATTTATGTTGACGGCTGGACACCCAAACCAACCCCAACTCCTTCACCGACGCCGAGTCCGAAACCATCACCGAAACCGTCTCCAACGATACCGCCTAAACCGACGCCGACACCTTCACCTACTATCTCTTCTACACCAACACCGACTCCCACTCCGATGCCGGTAAAAGAGATTCAACTGTCGCCGGAAAGTCTGAAAATCAAAAAAGGGCAAGACGTTGATGAGACAGTCACCCTTGTCTGCGACCAAGGAAAAAGGGTTGTTGGAGAAACGATAACCGCAATGGTTACCAAGGGGAAACGGAAAATTTATGTTTCCCCTGCCAGCGCCACATCAGATGGAAAGGAAAGGCGCAAATCGTCTTCTCCTCTCAAGAAGTAAACAAATCCTTAACCGTCAAGGTTAAGAGCAAAAGATAGTACCAAAAAGACCAATGTCAAGGTTAAACCTTGACATTGGTCTCCTCCCTCCCGAAGCGCAATGCTCGGGAGGGTTTTATTTTACCTTACAACATCAGGCTTAAAAATATTTTAGAAAAAGAAAATCTGATTTTAGGAAGCGTAAGTTTGCCGTTTGCCATTTGGATTAAATTATACAACCAGCAGCAACTTAATAAAAATAGCGAGTGTGGATAAGTGAAGTGACCAGAAGTGACCAAATGATATTTTTTTAAAAATCATTGACAAAGACAAAAAATTTATATAGTATTAGCCTTAGAATTGTTCAAAAACTTAACTTAACAAAAGGAGATATAAAAAATGAAGCGACTTTCAGCACCGCTGGACGCGCAAATTGAATTAACTGAATCGTGCAATCAAAAATGTTTTCATTGCTACAATTATTGGAGATACGATGAAGAAATAGGTAAAAATGAAATAAAAGAAGAAGATTTTTTGCTGATTGCTAAAAAACTACATAACGCGGGAATAAAATCCATTACTCTTACTGGCGGAGAACCATTCTTGAGACCTAGAATAGTTTTTTCAATTCTGCAGTTTTGTAAAGATAATGGTATTAAGGTTGGCATTAATAGCAATGCAGTTTTAATTGGAAAACGATACGCGGAGAAGATAAGTGAATTAGGGGCAACCCATGTGCTGGTTTCTCTGTTGGGGACAAAAAATACGCACAACAAAATTACCAATTCAAACACTTTTGATAATGCATGTGATGGAATAAAAAATTTAATAAACGCCGGTCTAAGCGTTTCCGTCAACATGGCTGTTTCTAAATTAAATCTCCACGAAATTTACGAAGTCGGCAAAATGGCTAAAGATTTTAGCGCAACTACTTTCTGCGCTACGCCAATCGTTCCATCTCATGAATCGCACAAAAAATTTCTTCTAAGCGGCGAGGAGTGCAAGCAAGCGTTAAGAACTCTCCTCAAAGTAAGAGATGAACTAGCTTGCAACGTTGATACACTTGAGCCCGTAGCCAGATGTCTTTTTAACGAAAACGATGAAGATGAGTTTGTTTATTTTTTTGGCAATCGTATTTGTTCGGCTGCGGTTACCACCTGTGCTATATCTTCCACCGGAAGCGTAAGGCCTTGCATCCACGCAGATAAGGAATTTGGCAACCTGTTGTATGAAAATTTTTCTGAAATTTGGGAAAAAATGAAAACGTGGTCAAGCCCCGATATTTTGCCAAGCGGCTGCAAATCTTGCAAGGCTGTTGTTATTTGCGAAGGCGGGTGTAGGATGTCGGCGAAATTAACATGTGGCCGTTATAATGGTAATGATATGTATATGCGGGGTCCAATTTTTGACATCGAAAGAGTCAAAAAGCTCCCTTTTTGCAACAAGGAAGCTGAAGAAAGCCTTGATTTTTCAGAAAAAACTTATTTCAAACTTAATGATTCACTAGATTTTAGAAAGGAGGACTTTGGTGGGATTGTATATGTAAACAATCGCGCGGAATTTTTAACAGATCGCGGATGGGAACTATTGCTTAATCTGAAATCAAAAAATGTATTTTCGGCGGAAAGTCTTAAAGAGGAATTTAAACTCGTTTCAGATAGTATAAATGTTTTTATTGGCCAGTTGTACAAAAATAAGATAATAAGGAAAGGGGGTGATAAGGTTGAGTAAAGCTAATTTACTGGAGGAATTTTTTGTATCTTCAGGGTGTCAAGCGAGGCCATGAGAAAAGAATTTTCTGAATTAATCGCGAATAATTGCAATAAATGTGATTGCGTGGCCTGTCGCTCATGCGACAATAGTTGCAATAAATAAAATTCAGACACCAAGACATTCAAATCGGGCAGGTTCGTCATAAAAACTTGCCCGATTCTTTTTTTTGGTGTAATAAATAGATATATGAAATTAATATTTAGATATAAAAACAAGGATCGTAACGAGCTGGAAGATTTAATTACTGAAGCCTACAAAGACGTTAGCGCCCAATTTCAAAGCGAATTAGATGACTTGTGCGTTCGGGTACATAATAATAAAAAAGATTTTAACAAGCAAATTGGACGAGAAACAGAATCATGGCACGTTGCAAGCGCTACCAAAGGAGAAGTAGACATTATGCACTTCGATGCTTTTGAAAAAGAAACCTCACATAAAAAAGAAGATTTTTTGCCTATACTAAAACATGAAATAACTCATCTTTTTATTGAAAAAATAACGAGAGACAAAGCGGTGCCTAAATGGTTAAGCGAAGGCTTGTCGTCATATGTTTCAAAACAATATAAAAATATAAAACACCCTGTCTATGTGGAAGAAAATTTTTGCGAAAAACTTGGAACACCCGCTGGTTGGGACAAGCATTCCAATTATTACGCTTATAACACAGCTGCGCTTTTTGTGGGTTTTTTGGCAGAGAAATACT encodes the following:
- a CDS encoding radical SAM protein gives rise to the protein MKRLSAPLDAQIELTESCNQKCFHCYNYWRYDEEIGKNEIKEEDFLLIAKKLHNAGIKSITLTGGEPFLRPRIVFSILQFCKDNGIKVGINSNAVLIGKRYAEKISELGATHVLVSLLGTKNTHNKITNSNTFDNACDGIKNLINAGLSVSVNMAVSKLNLHEIYEVGKMAKDFSATTFCATPIVPSHESHKKFLLSGEECKQALRTLLKVRDELACNVDTLEPVARCLFNENDEDEFVYFFGNRICSAAVTTCAISSTGSVRPCIHADKEFGNLLYENFSEIWEKMKTWSSPDILPSGCKSCKAVVICEGGCRMSAKLTCGRYNGNDMYMRGPIFDIERVKKLPFCNKEAEESLDFSEKTYFKLNDSLDFRKEDFGGIVYVNNRAEFLTDRGWELLLNLKSKNVFSAESLKEEFKLVSDSINVFIGQLYKNKIIRKGGDKVE